A single window of Flagellimonas maritima DNA harbors:
- the dusB gene encoding tRNA dihydrouridine synthase DusB — protein MVKIRDIELPDFPLLLAPMEDVSDPPFRALCKEQGADVVYTEFISSEGLIRDAAKSTIKLDIYEKERPVGIQIFGAELDSMLQAIDIVEKSNPDIIDINFGCPVKKVVCKNAGAGILRDIPLMVKLTAEIVKRTKLPVTVKTRLGWDTNSIKIVEVAERLQDVGIEAISIHGRTRVQMYKGEADWKPIAAVKNNSRMHIPVFGNGDVDTPEAAVKMRDEYGLDGAMIGRASIGNPWFFAAVKHFFETGTHIEPPTMEERVDAARRHLQMAIDWKGEKLGVFETRRHYTNYFKGIPHFKEYRMKMVTSDESADVFAAFDEVLEKFADFQFA, from the coding sequence TTGGTAAAAATAAGAGACATAGAACTTCCTGATTTCCCATTGCTTCTGGCCCCAATGGAAGATGTCAGTGATCCACCGTTTCGAGCTTTGTGCAAGGAACAGGGAGCAGACGTTGTTTATACTGAGTTCATATCTTCCGAAGGCCTTATCCGAGATGCTGCCAAAAGCACCATAAAATTGGATATTTACGAAAAAGAGCGACCAGTGGGAATCCAAATTTTTGGTGCCGAACTGGACTCGATGTTACAAGCAATTGATATTGTGGAAAAATCCAATCCGGACATCATTGATATAAATTTTGGTTGCCCAGTAAAAAAAGTGGTCTGTAAAAATGCTGGGGCAGGAATTTTACGGGACATTCCCCTAATGGTAAAATTAACTGCGGAAATTGTTAAAAGAACCAAACTTCCCGTTACCGTAAAGACAAGATTGGGATGGGATACGAATTCCATAAAAATTGTTGAAGTTGCAGAACGGCTACAGGATGTTGGTATCGAAGCAATTTCCATACACGGGCGAACGCGAGTTCAAATGTATAAGGGCGAAGCTGATTGGAAACCTATTGCAGCGGTCAAGAACAATTCGAGAATGCATATTCCCGTATTTGGGAACGGTGATGTGGATACGCCCGAAGCTGCCGTAAAAATGAGAGACGAATATGGACTTGATGGGGCCATGATAGGGCGTGCCAGTATCGGTAATCCATGGTTTTTTGCTGCCGTAAAACATTTTTTTGAAACGGGAACGCACATAGAGCCGCCAACAATGGAGGAGCGTGTAGATGCGGCACGTAGACATTTGCAAATGGCAATTGACTGGAAAGGTGAAAAATTAGGAGTCTTTGAAACCCGAAGGCACTATACCAATTATTTTAAAGGAATTCCACATTTTAAGGAATATCGAATGAAAATGGTCACCAGTGATGAATCTGCAGACGTTTTTGCCGCTTTTGATGAGGTTTTGGAAAAGTTTGCTGATTTTCAGTTTGCCTAA
- a CDS encoding outer membrane beta-barrel family protein: MKYFTYIFLVVFLISKSLSAQTYQIKGKVIDSENKAIPYANILLLKASDTTFVNGTSADDNGFFILEKVEPRLYLLQASYVGKGSEPLALDVKESIVLGALVISLAANDLDEVVVTAKRPTLQRLSDRIVFSVENTVISQGSSWDILKSTPGVIVNQEALQIRGQNATVYLNDRKVQLSGQEVRNLLEGFSGTNIKSVEVIANPPARYEAEGGPILNIVTNKSIVPGYKGSINGSFTQAVFPKYSLGTSHYYKTDKLNLFANYTISPKKELRKTNKGINFINDSDSIFSRWTTNYDQTNSSQAQNASLILDYDFDERNSLNLSSNLAFNLNQEQESLLETEIRNNQRALDSTFTTQNNTGIDNTNLAFDLTYVHKLKKEGARFSLNGHYTYYNGESLQNVNSDYFDNNGFFLRNFGFDTDSQQDIKIFTGQVDYLTPIGNASIESGLRISSIISESTVDFFNFSGSDDEVDSSLSDNFNYDENVYAGYFSFVKNWEKWSMKLGLRGELTQATGTSLTLNEINTQDFFEPFPSVYVLYSPSERHSFAFDYGRNIARPKYNDLNPFRYFFNENDFEEGNPGLRPNFSNNFNINYTLDSEYFFDIYYRDNGRNIAELVFQNNENLTLVELKQNVLESKSYGFDFTVSKGILPFWFLYAYTSVFHEEETFLAVESDNQSFTAEVDGFYGYLANYLTLSKDGTLTGEMTMTYISQFLFGSYISDEQFNLTLGLRKSLFNNRATISIAAEDLLEQYVPTYTSRYLNQDNFYRRRPETQFIRVGFTYNFGNFRLDDNQKEIDKNERERLRSE, translated from the coding sequence ATGAAGTATTTCACCTACATTTTTTTAGTGGTGTTTTTAATTTCAAAAAGCTTAAGCGCACAGACGTATCAAATTAAAGGAAAGGTAATTGACAGTGAAAATAAGGCGATTCCCTATGCCAATATTCTACTTTTAAAAGCATCCGATACCACGTTTGTAAATGGTACTTCTGCGGATGATAATGGATTTTTTATACTTGAAAAAGTAGAGCCAAGACTATATTTATTGCAAGCCAGCTATGTAGGAAAGGGTTCAGAACCTTTGGCATTGGACGTGAAGGAAAGTATAGTATTGGGGGCATTGGTCATTTCTTTGGCGGCGAATGACCTAGATGAAGTTGTAGTAACTGCCAAAAGACCTACGCTACAAAGATTATCGGACAGAATTGTTTTTTCGGTCGAGAACACTGTTATCTCTCAGGGCAGCTCTTGGGACATTCTTAAAAGCACGCCAGGAGTCATTGTAAACCAAGAAGCACTTCAAATTAGGGGGCAGAACGCTACGGTCTATTTAAATGATAGAAAAGTACAGTTGTCCGGCCAAGAAGTCAGAAATCTGTTGGAAGGCTTTTCGGGAACAAATATAAAATCTGTTGAGGTCATTGCGAATCCCCCAGCCAGATATGAAGCGGAAGGCGGACCTATTTTAAATATAGTAACCAATAAGAGCATTGTTCCAGGATACAAAGGGAGTATCAATGGTTCTTTTACACAAGCCGTGTTTCCTAAATATAGTTTAGGGACCAGCCATTATTACAAAACAGATAAACTGAATCTTTTTGCCAATTATACAATCAGTCCCAAAAAAGAGCTAAGGAAAACAAACAAAGGAATCAACTTTATCAATGATTCCGATTCAATTTTTTCCAGATGGACAACAAATTACGATCAGACAAATAGCTCTCAGGCCCAAAATGCAAGTTTAATCCTTGATTATGATTTTGACGAGCGAAATAGCCTAAACCTTTCTTCCAATCTGGCATTTAACTTAAACCAAGAACAGGAATCCTTACTGGAGACCGAAATCAGAAATAACCAAAGAGCATTGGACTCTACTTTTACAACACAGAACAACACAGGAATTGACAATACCAATTTGGCTTTTGACCTGACCTACGTACACAAATTAAAAAAAGAAGGAGCTAGATTTTCCCTGAATGGCCATTACACCTACTATAATGGAGAATCCCTCCAGAACGTAAACTCCGATTATTTTGACAATAACGGCTTCTTTTTGAGAAATTTTGGTTTTGACACAGATTCGCAACAGGATATCAAGATTTTTACGGGACAGGTAGATTATTTAACACCGATTGGCAATGCTTCAATTGAAAGTGGTTTAAGAATTTCCTCTATCATTTCGGAAAGTACGGTCGATTTCTTTAATTTTTCAGGTTCTGATGATGAAGTGGATTCTTCTTTATCCGATAACTTTAATTATGATGAGAATGTTTATGCAGGATACTTCAGCTTTGTAAAAAATTGGGAAAAATGGTCGATGAAATTGGGTTTAAGGGGAGAGTTGACACAAGCCACAGGAACATCATTGACCTTGAACGAAATAAATACCCAAGACTTTTTTGAGCCCTTTCCATCGGTTTATGTGTTGTATTCTCCTTCGGAGCGGCATAGTTTTGCTTTTGATTATGGAAGAAACATAGCAAGGCCAAAATATAATGACTTGAATCCGTTCCGATATTTTTTCAATGAAAATGATTTTGAAGAGGGCAATCCTGGTTTGAGACCTAATTTTTCCAATAATTTCAATATCAACTATACTTTGGACAGCGAATATTTTTTTGATATCTACTATCGGGACAACGGCAGGAATATTGCCGAACTGGTTTTTCAGAATAACGAAAACCTTACTTTGGTAGAATTGAAACAAAATGTCCTCGAGAGCAAATCTTACGGGTTTGATTTCACGGTCAGCAAGGGAATTTTACCTTTTTGGTTTTTATACGCCTATACTTCTGTTTTTCATGAAGAGGAAACCTTTTTGGCCGTTGAAAGTGACAATCAAAGTTTTACTGCTGAGGTAGATGGCTTTTATGGTTATTTGGCAAATTATTTGACACTTTCCAAAGATGGAACGCTCACGGGAGAAATGACAATGACTTATATATCCCAGTTTCTCTTTGGGTCGTACATATCAGATGAACAATTTAACTTGACCTTGGGTCTAAGAAAATCTTTGTTCAACAATAGGGCAACAATTTCCATTGCGGCAGAGGATTTATTGGAGCAATATGTTCCTACGTACACATCTAGATACCTCAACCAAGATAACTTTTACAGGAGACGCCCAGAAACTCAATTTATAAGGGTCGGGTTTACCTATAATTTTGGGAATTTCAGGTTGGACGATAATCAAAAAGAGATTGATAAGAACGAACGGGAACGGCTTAGATCCGAATAA
- the lepA gene encoding translation elongation factor 4: MKKIRNFCIIAHIDHGKSTLADRLLDFTGSVTEREKQDQLLDSMDLERERGITIKSHAIQMEYVHEGDDYVLNLIDTPGHVDFSYEVSRSIAACEGALLVVDAAQSIQAQTISNLYLALENDLEIIPVLNKVDLPSANPEEVTDDIVDLLGCKPEEVIPASAKTGIGIKEILTAIIERVPAPKGNDEESLQALVFDSVYNPFRGVETYFRVINGEIKKGQKIKFVATDKDYFADEIGTLKLTQVPRDKISSGDVGYLITGIKDAREVKVGDTITDAANPTQNPIEGFEDVKPMVFAGIYPVDTEDFEELRSSMEKLQLNDASLVFTPESSAALGFGFRCGFLGMLHMEIIQERLEREFNMTVITTVPNVSYHAFTTKDREIPLIVNNPTDLPDPSTVDRVEEPYIKATIITKSDFVGNVMSLCIEKRGQITNQTYLTTERVELIFDMPLAEIVFDFYDRLKTVSKGYASFDYTPIGMRTSKLVRVDILLNAQPVDALSALVHFDNAHHIGKKMCEKLKELIPRQQFDIPIQAAIGSKIISRETIKALRKDVTAKCYGGDISRKRKLLEKQKKGKKRMRQVGNVEIPQQAFMAVLKLND, from the coding sequence ATGAAAAAGATTAGAAATTTTTGCATTATTGCACATATAGACCATGGTAAAAGTACTTTGGCGGACCGCCTATTGGATTTTACGGGCTCAGTAACAGAACGCGAAAAACAAGACCAGCTTTTGGACAGCATGGATTTGGAAAGGGAGCGTGGCATTACCATAAAAAGTCATGCCATTCAAATGGAGTATGTTCATGAAGGCGATGATTACGTGCTCAACTTAATAGACACTCCGGGGCATGTGGATTTTTCCTATGAGGTTTCCCGTTCCATCGCTGCATGTGAGGGTGCACTTTTGGTTGTAGATGCTGCCCAGAGTATACAAGCGCAGACCATTTCCAATCTATATTTGGCGCTAGAAAACGATTTGGAGATAATTCCAGTGCTGAATAAAGTAGATCTTCCCAGTGCAAACCCAGAAGAGGTTACCGATGATATCGTAGATTTATTGGGATGTAAGCCCGAGGAGGTAATTCCTGCCAGCGCTAAAACAGGGATTGGCATAAAAGAAATTCTTACCGCTATAATAGAACGTGTTCCCGCTCCAAAAGGGAACGACGAAGAGTCATTGCAGGCCCTTGTTTTTGATTCCGTGTATAATCCATTTAGGGGTGTTGAAACTTATTTTAGGGTAATCAATGGGGAAATTAAAAAAGGTCAAAAAATAAAGTTTGTTGCAACGGACAAGGATTATTTTGCAGATGAAATAGGAACCTTGAAATTGACCCAGGTTCCAAGAGACAAAATCTCTTCCGGTGATGTGGGTTATCTTATTACTGGAATCAAGGATGCCAGGGAAGTAAAGGTTGGAGATACCATTACAGATGCTGCCAACCCCACCCAAAATCCAATTGAAGGTTTTGAGGATGTAAAACCAATGGTCTTTGCTGGAATTTATCCTGTGGATACCGAGGATTTTGAGGAGCTGCGCTCTTCCATGGAAAAATTACAGCTTAATGATGCTTCTTTAGTATTTACCCCGGAAAGTAGTGCCGCTCTTGGTTTTGGATTTAGGTGTGGCTTTTTGGGAATGCTTCATATGGAAATCATACAGGAACGATTGGAGCGTGAATTCAATATGACCGTAATCACTACGGTCCCCAATGTTAGTTATCACGCGTTTACAACAAAGGACAGGGAAATACCGCTTATCGTAAACAATCCCACGGACCTTCCAGACCCTTCGACAGTTGACCGAGTTGAGGAACCCTACATAAAGGCTACAATTATTACAAAATCTGATTTTGTTGGCAATGTAATGTCTCTTTGCATTGAAAAGCGAGGCCAGATAACAAACCAGACCTATCTTACCACGGAACGTGTAGAACTTATTTTTGATATGCCCTTGGCTGAAATCGTTTTTGATTTTTATGATCGTTTAAAAACCGTTTCCAAAGGCTATGCCTCTTTTGACTATACACCTATCGGTATGCGGACCTCAAAGCTGGTTCGTGTCGATATTCTTTTAAATGCGCAGCCTGTGGATGCTTTGTCTGCACTTGTTCATTTTGATAATGCACACCATATAGGAAAAAAGATGTGCGAAAAACTGAAAGAACTTATTCCAAGGCAACAGTTCGATATTCCCATACAGGCCGCAATAGGCTCTAAAATCATTTCAAGGGAAACCATAAAGGCACTACGTAAGGATGTAACAGCAAAATGTTATGGTGGTGACATTTCCCGTAAAAGAAAGCTGTTGGAAAAACAGAAAAAGGGAAAAAAACGTATGCGCCAAGTAGGTAATGTCGAAATTCCACAACAGGCCTTTATGGCGGTTTTAAAGCTTAACGATTAA
- a CDS encoding cation:proton antiporter, whose protein sequence is MLELAGIIILGIIAQWMAWRLKLPAILPLILIGLLVGPIATLYTEDGSKLIEPIWNGEKGLFPGDGLYYFVSLAISIILFEGGLTLKRAEIANVGPVITKLITIGTLVTFLGAGVAAYYIFGLSWQISFLFSGLIIVTGPTVITPILRNIPLKKDVSTVLKWEGILIDPIGALVAVLVFEFISVGEGSAFTKTALVEFGKILLFGFTFGFTFAHALAFVIKKNWIPHYLMNVVSLSVVLLVFVESDLFAHESGLLAVVVMGMVLGNTNLPNLKELLYFKESLSVLLISILFILLAANINVSDMELIFNWNTVILFAVIVFIIRPIGVFLSAQGSGLKFNEKIFIGWVGPRGIVAAGIASLFGSKLLAKGVPGAEYITPLVFMIVLGTVLLNATTARLFAKMVGVFLTESEGVLIIGASKVSRLIGSYLKKNNRHVVLIDNNQTNIMKAKNLGLEAISANIYSDSLTDNIELNDMGYLMALTGNSDINQFAIDKFQKQFGENGAFRLVNTDEMNDPENNPEAGLFSHTDDFIKLTEAARKFPTIHEIELKDQEQYMGLIEITKADKDIIPLFLKDERGDLKIISAFGKDSMNINKGFKLVYLGKAFDFENDGDVQEVD, encoded by the coding sequence ATGCTGGAACTTGCGGGGATTATTATTTTGGGAATTATTGCACAGTGGATGGCCTGGAGATTAAAACTGCCCGCAATATTACCATTGATTTTAATAGGGTTATTGGTAGGTCCGATAGCTACATTATATACTGAAGATGGGTCAAAATTGATAGAACCTATCTGGAACGGTGAAAAAGGACTTTTTCCAGGGGATGGATTATATTATTTCGTTTCCCTTGCAATTAGTATTATTTTGTTTGAAGGAGGTTTGACCCTTAAACGGGCGGAAATTGCAAATGTAGGCCCTGTAATTACAAAATTGATAACGATAGGTACATTGGTAACCTTTCTTGGAGCAGGAGTGGCGGCCTATTATATATTTGGCCTCTCATGGCAGATATCGTTTCTTTTTTCAGGACTTATAATTGTTACGGGACCTACGGTAATTACACCAATCCTTAGAAATATACCATTAAAAAAAGATGTATCGACCGTTTTAAAATGGGAAGGTATATTGATCGATCCCATCGGAGCGTTGGTAGCGGTTTTGGTTTTTGAATTCATCAGTGTGGGCGAAGGCAGTGCCTTTACAAAAACGGCGTTGGTCGAATTTGGAAAAATCCTTCTTTTTGGTTTTACATTCGGTTTTACATTTGCTCATGCCTTGGCTTTTGTAATCAAAAAAAATTGGATTCCGCACTACTTAATGAACGTTGTTTCCCTTTCAGTGGTGCTATTGGTTTTTGTTGAGTCCGATCTTTTTGCGCACGAGTCTGGGCTACTTGCCGTTGTGGTCATGGGAATGGTCCTGGGGAATACCAATCTTCCAAACCTAAAAGAACTTCTATATTTTAAAGAATCATTGAGTGTTTTGCTGATATCCATCTTGTTTATTTTGTTGGCGGCGAATATCAACGTAAGCGATATGGAACTGATTTTTAATTGGAACACCGTTATTCTTTTTGCGGTAATTGTATTTATCATTAGACCTATAGGGGTTTTTCTGAGTGCTCAAGGTTCTGGGCTAAAGTTCAACGAAAAGATTTTTATAGGCTGGGTGGGTCCACGTGGAATCGTAGCTGCAGGTATTGCTTCCCTATTTGGTTCAAAGCTTTTGGCAAAAGGAGTGCCAGGGGCCGAATATATAACGCCCTTGGTTTTTATGATTGTTTTGGGAACTGTATTGTTAAATGCAACAACGGCTAGGTTGTTCGCAAAAATGGTCGGTGTATTTTTAACCGAATCCGAGGGGGTTTTGATTATTGGGGCCTCCAAAGTTTCAAGACTTATTGGGAGCTACTTGAAAAAGAACAATAGGCATGTTGTATTGATAGACAATAACCAAACGAATATAATGAAAGCCAAGAATCTGGGATTGGAGGCCATATCCGCTAATATCTATTCAGACTCCTTAACGGATAATATTGAACTTAACGACATGGGCTACCTTATGGCATTGACGGGCAACTCGGATATTAATCAATTTGCTATTGATAAATTCCAGAAACAATTTGGGGAAAATGGCGCATTTAGGCTTGTAAATACAGATGAAATGAACGACCCCGAAAATAATCCCGAAGCTGGATTGTTCTCACATACCGATGACTTTATTAAATTGACCGAAGCCGCCAGAAAATTTCCCACAATTCATGAAATAGAGTTAAAAGACCAAGAACAGTACATGGGACTTATAGAGATAACCAAAGCAGATAAAGATATCATTCCATTATTCTTAAAGGATGAAAGGGGAGACTTAAAAATAATTTCTGCATTCGGTAAAGACTCCATGAATATAAATAAAGGTTTTAAACTGGTTTATTTGGGAAAAGCGTTCGATTTTGAAAATGATGGAGACGTTCAAGAAGTAGATTAA
- a CDS encoding MBL fold metallo-hydrolase, with protein sequence MTIYPVETGNFKLDGGAMFGVVPKSIWTRTNPADANNMIDIAARCLLIEDKERLILIDNGMGNKQSEKFFGYYYQWGNHTLDSSLKKLGFHRDDITDVFMTHLHFDHCGGSIQWNSDKTGYEPAFKNARFWTNENHWDWATNPNAREKASFLKENLLPMQESGQLNFVQRNDTAFLEESELGFDILFVDGHTEKQMIPHIRYKEKYIVFMADLIPTVGHIPLPYVMGYDTRPLLTLNEKADFLNTVAENKYLLFFEHDAHNELCTLKKTEKGVRLDKLFSFNEIFNPQ encoded by the coding sequence ATGACAATTTATCCCGTTGAGACCGGTAATTTTAAACTAGATGGTGGCGCCATGTTCGGCGTAGTCCCTAAATCCATTTGGACAAGAACCAACCCTGCCGATGCCAATAATATGATCGATATAGCGGCAAGATGTCTTTTGATCGAAGATAAGGAGCGACTTATTTTGATAGATAATGGTATGGGCAACAAACAGTCCGAGAAGTTTTTTGGTTACTATTATCAATGGGGCAACCATACATTGGATAGCTCCTTGAAAAAATTAGGGTTTCATCGTGATGATATCACCGATGTTTTTATGACGCATCTTCATTTTGACCATTGCGGAGGAAGCATACAATGGAACTCGGATAAAACTGGCTATGAGCCTGCTTTTAAAAATGCCCGTTTTTGGACCAATGAGAACCACTGGGATTGGGCCACTAACCCGAATGCAAGGGAAAAAGCCTCTTTTTTAAAAGAAAACCTCCTACCAATGCAAGAAAGCGGGCAGCTCAATTTTGTGCAAAGAAACGATACAGCTTTTTTGGAGGAATCTGAATTGGGGTTTGATATTCTTTTTGTTGACGGCCATACCGAAAAGCAGATGATTCCCCATATACGATACAAGGAAAAGTATATTGTCTTTATGGCAGATCTTATCCCGACCGTTGGCCATATCCCCTTGCCTTATGTAATGGGCTATGATACACGTCCTCTATTGACCTTGAACGAAAAAGCAGATTTTTTGAATACCGTCGCCGAAAACAAGTATCTATTGTTCTTTGAACATGATGCCCATAATGAACTTTGTACACTAAAAAAGACTGAAAAAGGCGTTCGTTTGGACAAATTGTTCTCCTTTAATGAAATATTCAACCCACAATAA
- a CDS encoding S8 family peptidase, translated as MNQTYIKPYFTLLSASLFLMGCGATSLVSTPVENIDAVPLKISELTEAEKKTWGHADLIADTIPGMSVDKAYTEIIKNKSGKTVIVAVVDSGMDLEHEDLDDVLWTNKGERPNNGKDDDGNGYVDDIHGYNFLGEAYHEQLEYVRMLRLNIGDASARGKARLKLDEEYPKALQNKKQYEQIFQVVKNADAMVRKELGKDSYTKKDLSAIDAKTEEMQQSIAVLTQMFTYGDDIDTVKEELEEGITYFTEQVNYNLNKDFNGRKPVGDDPYDINDKSYGNGNPKNRVDSESHGTHVAGIIAAERNNGKGVNGVAKNVKLMSIRAVPNGDEYDKDIALAIRYAVDNGAKIINCSFGKSFSPNAEWVYNAIQYAASRDVLIVHAAGNDGDNLDNMENPNYPNDHKFADTEFANNVITVGALTSDYGSKMVANFSNYGKQNVDVFAPGDAIYSTLPNNDYDFQGGTSMAAPAVSGVAALIRSYYPQLSASQVKQIIIQSGLSSKSSVIVAGDETKATTFDKISKSGKMVNAYNALIFAEQISKGKMTLTNNTK; from the coding sequence ATGAATCAAACATACATCAAACCTTATTTCACTTTACTTTCCGCATCTCTCTTTTTAATGGGCTGTGGTGCCACGTCATTGGTTTCCACTCCTGTTGAAAACATAGATGCTGTTCCGTTGAAAATTTCTGAACTCACCGAGGCTGAGAAAAAAACCTGGGGACATGCTGATCTTATTGCAGATACGATTCCTGGAATGAGCGTGGACAAAGCATACACAGAAATCATCAAAAACAAAAGTGGAAAAACTGTAATAGTCGCCGTTGTGGATTCTGGAATGGATTTGGAACATGAGGACCTTGATGATGTGCTCTGGACAAATAAAGGAGAACGCCCAAACAATGGTAAGGACGACGATGGGAATGGGTATGTGGACGATATTCATGGATATAATTTTTTAGGAGAGGCCTATCACGAGCAACTTGAATATGTTCGTATGCTTCGTCTCAACATCGGTGATGCTTCGGCCAGAGGAAAAGCACGTTTAAAGTTGGATGAGGAATATCCCAAGGCACTTCAAAATAAAAAGCAGTATGAACAGATATTTCAAGTAGTAAAAAATGCTGATGCTATGGTAAGGAAAGAACTGGGAAAAGATTCTTATACCAAAAAGGACTTATCAGCTATAGATGCCAAAACTGAAGAAATGCAGCAGAGTATTGCTGTATTGACCCAAATGTTCACTTATGGTGATGATATAGATACTGTTAAAGAAGAACTTGAAGAAGGAATTACATATTTTACGGAACAGGTCAACTATAATCTCAACAAGGATTTTAACGGAAGAAAACCCGTTGGCGATGACCCCTACGATATAAATGACAAATCCTATGGAAACGGAAATCCTAAAAATCGTGTTGATTCTGAAAGCCACGGAACCCATGTTGCAGGAATAATCGCTGCTGAAAGAAACAATGGCAAAGGCGTTAACGGGGTCGCAAAAAATGTTAAGTTGATGAGCATAAGGGCAGTACCCAACGGCGATGAATACGACAAGGATATTGCACTTGCCATACGCTATGCAGTCGATAACGGGGCAAAAATAATCAACTGTAGTTTTGGAAAGTCTTTTTCCCCTAATGCGGAATGGGTTTACAATGCGATTCAATACGCTGCTTCCAGAGATGTTTTAATTGTTCATGCCGCAGGAAATGATGGCGATAATCTAGACAATATGGAAAATCCCAATTATCCCAACGATCATAAATTTGCGGATACGGAATTTGCGAACAATGTAATTACAGTAGGTGCACTGACCAGTGATTACGGTTCTAAAATGGTGGCGAACTTTTCAAATTACGGTAAACAGAATGTGGATGTCTTTGCTCCTGGAGATGCAATTTATTCCACATTGCCCAATAACGATTATGATTTTCAAGGGGGCACTTCTATGGCCGCTCCTGCAGTATCCGGTGTTGCAGCATTGATCAGGTCATATTATCCACAGCTATCGGCTTCGCAGGTAAAACAGATTATCATACAGTCTGGACTGAGCTCTAAATCTTCGGTAATCGTTGCGGGGGACGAAACCAAGGCCACTACCTTTGATAAAATTTCGAAATCAGGAAAAATGGTCAATGCCTATAATGCGCTCATCTTTGCTGAACAGATTTCAAAAGGGAAGATGACCTTAACCAATAATACCAAATAA